One Rhizoctonia solani chromosome 3, complete sequence genomic region harbors:
- a CDS encoding MYND Zn-finger protein encodes MTDNPEPKGKGISSRFLNILRRSTCSTSDSTGIHKHDIASEYPTVRKVIKKPKNSNSNNSISIYASDDSDKKPRKIANIPNRKPLYKNLFSAIPSGGTQEAVASALAETLWGPENLGSAPGLAFVGEHSGALVPLVASPPRSPVVANAGITLVISSSQESEQEHRDETEAISRPGSTTPTRNRTRPTERQVTAMADWVFSSQELYWFKRLKAGGYPDNEALERCIKYYTITNKAIANIIENRQLYDDTEEETSSTNAFIQKIEKLGNQITTIAENALYNCTQAAPSRPESPMKQDEEEEEDTYMNKPEHGPYQPNPLTIEITWGANAKPGERISDPNPPPALALAPTTDPTQTMLQAILSKMGQLDNIKSRLDKLEGKSPQVHTAQTSTPRPRPTPNSNPAATANPSQTRPSFANVTARAPAKAPEVGASNIAAAIKRGIAKPAPAQSNNKFFVVRFKTLSVTQPNPQSIFVAMRECLDAANRNLGKGHHSVMLDCNFAVAAGLAASQEGPIPYIPTPGTPFPYQIDPLAARTFSLAFQCVVNIGVRGSEHIRRRVVQAGALGVVSCILAVWLKGKGFALGPSATGSGAPRECRAVRVRRREEALERQRALDLPRALEHATSSDNLRARAIAQPQPRIATTTAPPPALPPVRSSTYPKPSLEEADEEMSGASNMGPSPTPPPPAIGRSMSNDSDGGYVGVPSLPAPSGPSGAFAVSSGSHARSFDIRTASPIPIASTSPVMGRSISPNTAQSSDASANATPVGSGTPTGSVVVPGRDCSGTVVGRPIWDNEGGPRPTWSDADETPTREVTTTGRRGTITRRPRRERDTDGDDTEADGDDQTAQQGERRTIGIVDAADGDDAMAMDMMGVGVGVGVVALEQNDDLAMGAPPGAPGTIGTPRARVAPGTELTPRAGIATLGAQIEQTAQETPFYETPATLRALVDASNEPKPSAQPLSSTAQSPNVFSLVEQFTFRPSPSETTLPRLPHEIQNWAGVIMRNGCRKDDQRGGIRQCFNMLCGRLEEFPREPSTAAKSARARPGQKDIDSGVEEDSQTVVARTGSSANTVPPAAVATEVEVPTRRGLANTVTCALVNIAGGMTGRTNTTVQQPQAQPVPTNSPTVGPGAGFRFGAAAAEHTQGGGPTRAQGLTGGVQARPGNFQAQLLRYARMATAARGVRPLALPARAANPPSASWAGPPRGGVAFFNEPAQAADAGPSRRTRGPETARRSSGTMPSQGVGSNQGAEPNDPWNVVPVQQVSPVPSAPHTTPQHANRPLDGDGDDDMVLG; translated from the exons ATGACCGACAATCCTGagcccaagggcaaaggcatTAGCTCTCGCTTTTTGAACATTTTGCGTCGTTCTACTTGCTCTACTTCTGATTCAACTGGTATACACAAACACGACATTGCTTCTGAATACCCGACTGTTAGAAAAGTTATCAAAAAACCCAAAAACAGCAACTCAAACAACTCTATATCTATTTACGCCTCAGACGACTCCGATAAAAAACCCAGAAAAATAGCCAATATCCCTAATCGTAAGCCTTTATACAAAAACCTATTCTCTGCCATCCCTAGTGGAGGCACGCAAGAGGCAGTCGCCAGCGCGCTAGCCGAAACTCTAtggggccccgaaaatctcgggagcgctccgggactcgcttttgtcggcgagcattcTGGAGCGCttg TTCCTCTCGTCGCAAGCCCGCCGAGAAGCCCTGTCGTCGCAAACGCCGGCATCACACTGGTTATCAGTTCCTCACAAGAATCTGAACAG GAGCACCGAGATGAAACGGAGGCCATTTCTAGGCCTGGATCCACTACCCCCACCCGAAACCGCACGAGACCCACCGAGAGACAAGTCACTGCCATGGCAGACTGGGTTTTCAGCAGCCAAGAGCTGTACTGGTTCAAACGCCTCAAGGCTGGAGGCTACCCCGACAACGAAGCCCTCGAGCGATGTATCAAGTACTATACTATTACTAACAAAGCCATCGCCAACATCATCGAAAACAGACAACTATACGACGATACCGAGGAAGAGACGAGCAGTACCAACGCATTCATCCAAAAAATCGAAAAACTTGGCAATCAAATCACCACAATCGCCGAAAACGCGTTATACAACTGCACGCAAGCAGCACCCAGCCGCCCAGAATCACCGATGAAacaagacgaagaggaagaggaagacacATACATGAACAAACCCGAGCACGGCCCATACCAACCCAACCCCTTAACCATCGAAATTACCTGGGGGGCCAACGCAAAACCAGGCGAGAGGATAAGCGACCCAAACCCACCACCAGCACTGGCACTTGCGCCCACCACCGACCCTACTCAAACCATGCTCCAGGCGATCTTATCCAAGATGGGGCAGCTGGACAATATCAAGTCTCGCCTAGACAAGCTCGAAGGCAAATCGCCGCAGGTACACACTGCACAAACGAGTACGCCTAGACCCAGACCCACACCAAACTCCAATCCCGCCGCAACCGCAAACCCCTCACAAACGCGCCCCAGCTTTGCCAATGTCACGGCCAGGGCGCCAGCCAAAGCCCCGGAGGTCGGGGCCTCTAACATTGCCGCTGCTATCAAGAGGGGCATTGCCAAACCGGCGCCCGCACAGAGCAACAACAAATTTTTTGTTGTTCGCTTCAAGACACTATCTGTTACCCAACCAAACCCCCAAAGCATATTCGTGGCCATGCGCgaatgccttgatgccgcAAATCGCAACCTCGGCAAGGGCCACCATTCAGTGATGTTGGATTGTAACTTTGCTGTGGCTGCCGGGCTTGCTGCCTCGCAAGAGGGGCC CATCCCATATATCCCCACACCCGGCACCCCCTTCCCCTATCAAATTGATCCCCTTGCCGCGCGCACGTTTAGTCTCGCATTTCAGTGCGTAGTCAATATTGGAGTACGCGGCTCAGAACATATCCGACGTCGCGTTGTCCAGGCTGGTGCCCTCGGAGTCGTTAGTTGCATCCTCGCCGTCTggctcaagggcaaaggattTGCACTTG GCCCATCGGCCACCGGTTCCGGTGCTCCTCGAGAGTGCCGTGCAGTCCGCGTGCGCAGGCGAGAAGAAGCCCTCGAACGCCAGCGCGCCCTCGATCTTCCCCGCGCCCTCGAGCACGCAACCTCATCTGACAACCTGCGGGCGCGTGCGATTGCACAACCACAACCTCGCATCGCCACCACCACTGCTCCCCCTCCGGCCCTCCCCCCTGTACGATCCAGTACATACCCCAAGCCCAGTTTGGAAGAAGCCGACGAGGAAATGAGCGGTGCAAGCAATATGGGCCCCTCACCaactcctccacctcccgcTATCGGACGAAGCATGTCCAATGATTCGGATGGAGGTTATGTGGGAGTCCCATCGCTCCCCGCACCAAGCGGTCCTTCGGGTGCGTTTGCAGTCTCTAGCGGCTCCCATGCGCGCTCATTCGATATCCGCACTGCATCTCCCATCCCCATTGCCTCCACCTCTCCCGTTATGGGCCGTTCCATCTCACCCAACACGGCCCAATCATCCGACGCCTCGGCCAATGCCACCCCTGTTGGCTCGGGCACGCCTACTGGTAGTGTAGTCGTACCTGGGCGCGATTGCAGCGGGACCGTCGTCGGGAGGCCCATCTGGGATAATGAAGGCGGGCCGAG GCCAACTTGGTCCGATGCGGACGAAACACCCACGCGAGAGGTTACAACCACGGGCAGACGAGGGACGATAACGCGCAGGCCTCGTCGAGAACGAGATACGGATGGGGATGACACCGAAGCTGATGGGGACGACCAAACGGCTCAGCAAGGCGAGCGCCGTACGATTGGCATTGTCGACGCTGCGGATGGAGACGATGCAATGGCGATGGATATGATGGGCGTTGGTGTCGGCGTTGGTGTCGTCGCACTCGAACAAAATGACGACTTGGCGATGGGTGCTCCGCCCGGGGCTCCAGGTACCATCGGAACTCCAAGGGCTCGGGTCGCTCCTGGTACGGAGCTTACGCCCCGAGCGGGCATTGCCACCCTTGGTGCTCAGATAGAGCAAACCGCGCAAGAAACTC CCTTTTACGAAACTCCTGCGACCCTCCGTGCGCTCGTCGACGCGAGTAACGAGCCCAAACCTTCGGCCCAACCGCTCTCCAGTACTGCCCAGTCGCCCAATGTTTTCTCCCTGGTCGAGCAATTCACTTTCCGTCCCTCCCCCTCCGAAACCACTCTCCCCCGGCTCCCCCACGAAATACAAAACTGGGCCGGCGTAATCATGCGCAACGGATGCCGAAAAGACGACCAGCGGGGCGGAATTCGACAGTGCTTCAACATGTTATGTGGGCGATTGGAAGAGTTCCCTCGAGA GCCAAGTACTGCGGCAAAGAGTGCCAGAGCAAGGCCTGGGCAGAAGGACATCGATTCTGGTGTAG AAGAGGACTCCCAGACCGTGGTTGCTCGTACGGGTTCTTCCGCCAACACCGTTCCCCCCGCCGCCGTCGCAACCGAAGTCGAGGTCCCAACCCGACGCGGCCTTGCCAACACTGTCACATGTGCATTGGTCAATATCGCAGGCGGGATGACAGGAAGAACGAACACCACGGTGCAGCAACCGCAAGCACAGCCAGTGCCTACAAACTCGCCGACAGTCGGGCCAGGTGCGGGGTTTAGGTTCGGTGCAGCGGCGGCAGAACACACACAAGGGGGTGGGCCGACGCGGGCGCAAGGGTTAACTGGTGGGGTTCAGGCACGACCAGGGAATTTCCAGGCGCAGCTACTGAGGTACGCTAGGATGGCCACAGCTGCCAGAGGTGTTCGGCCG CTGGCCCTGCCTGCGCGAGCAGCGAATCCACCCTCAGCAAGTTGGGCTGGTCCACCGCGAGGAGGAGTTGCGTTCTTCAATGAACCTGCGCAGGCGGCCGATGCAGGCCCGTCTCGACGAACTCGAGGACCAGAGACAGCTCGGCGAAGTAGTGGGACAATGCCCAGTCAAGGGGTTGGCTCGAACCAGGGCGCGGAGCCAAACGACCCGTGGAACGTTGTCCCCGTACAGCAAGTCTCGCCCGTTCCAAGCGCCCCTCATACGACACCTCAGCACGCAAATCGACCATTGGACGGA